The Granulicella sibirica genome has a segment encoding these proteins:
- the nuoL gene encoding NADH-quinone oxidoreductase subunit L → MNPNSLWLIPLSPFLGFLINGTVGRRLPRPLVTAIALFFTAVPMLLVLQLWIFMKAAGAPEAIHVLCGPWIQITGFTVPFGIAVDHLSLIMLAIVTGVGFLIHLYSAGYMAHEEGYWRFFAYLNLFMFFMSILVLAESFLLLFVGWEGVGLASYLLIGFYFTKDSAANAGKKAFIVNRIGDFGFLLGMFLLVAHFGSLSFNEVFASIATHPEYQGGFLTAIALCLVVGATGKSAQIPLYVWLPDAMEGPTPVSALIHAATMVTAGIYMVARCHVLFDRSPFALGVVAIIGAATAIFAACIGMVQHDIKRVLAYSTVSQLGYMFLACGVAAYSAGIFHLMTHAFFKALLFLSAGSVIHALSGEQDMRKMGGLRKRIPVTFWTMTMGVFAIAGIPPLAGFFSKDEILYQTFVSPNPIGKLLWLVGLATAGMTSFYMFRLWFKTFFGPERFDEHPAPADHAHKDAHDDAQAAHAHGVHESPWIMLTPLVLLAILSIIGGWVGVPAALGGHDEIGHFLDPVFVAPLVVAVDGEKAGHGLELGLAAVSVAVALLGFFVAYVFYYKRPGTLGKLAATSKLYPIVANKFYIDEIYNVVIVTPLLAFARLILEVLVDGGLVNGSGKLAGLTTIGLSNVTRKMQSGNIRSYAGWLAFGAACVIAVMIFARF, encoded by the coding sequence ATGAATCCGAACTCGCTCTGGCTCATCCCGCTCAGCCCATTCCTCGGCTTCCTCATCAATGGAACCGTGGGACGCCGCCTGCCCCGCCCGCTCGTCACTGCCATCGCGCTCTTCTTCACCGCCGTCCCCATGCTTCTGGTCCTCCAGCTCTGGATCTTCATGAAGGCCGCCGGCGCACCCGAGGCCATCCACGTCCTCTGCGGACCCTGGATCCAGATCACCGGCTTCACCGTTCCGTTCGGCATCGCCGTCGATCACCTCAGCCTGATCATGCTCGCCATCGTCACGGGCGTCGGCTTCCTCATCCATCTCTACTCCGCTGGCTACATGGCCCACGAAGAGGGCTACTGGCGCTTCTTCGCCTATCTCAACCTCTTCATGTTCTTCATGTCGATCCTTGTCCTCGCCGAGAGCTTCCTTCTCCTCTTCGTCGGCTGGGAGGGCGTCGGCCTGGCCTCGTACCTCCTCATAGGCTTCTACTTCACCAAGGACTCCGCCGCCAACGCCGGCAAAAAAGCCTTCATCGTCAACCGCATCGGCGACTTCGGCTTCCTGCTCGGCATGTTCCTCCTCGTCGCCCACTTCGGCAGCCTGAGCTTCAACGAAGTCTTCGCCTCTATCGCCACCCACCCCGAGTACCAGGGCGGCTTCCTCACCGCGATCGCCCTCTGCCTCGTCGTTGGAGCCACCGGCAAGTCCGCCCAGATTCCTCTCTACGTCTGGCTGCCCGACGCCATGGAAGGCCCCACGCCCGTCTCGGCCCTCATCCACGCCGCCACCATGGTCACCGCCGGCATCTACATGGTCGCCCGCTGCCACGTCCTCTTCGACCGCTCGCCGTTTGCACTCGGTGTCGTCGCCATCATCGGAGCGGCCACCGCTATCTTCGCCGCCTGCATCGGCATGGTGCAGCACGACATCAAGCGCGTCCTCGCCTATTCGACGGTTTCGCAACTCGGCTACATGTTCCTCGCCTGCGGAGTCGCCGCTTACTCAGCCGGCATCTTCCACCTCATGACCCACGCCTTCTTCAAGGCGCTCCTCTTCCTCTCCGCCGGCTCCGTCATCCACGCCCTCTCCGGCGAGCAGGACATGCGCAAGATGGGCGGACTTCGCAAGCGCATCCCCGTCACCTTCTGGACCATGACGATGGGCGTCTTCGCCATCGCCGGAATCCCCCCGCTCGCCGGCTTCTTCTCGAAGGACGAGATCCTCTACCAGACCTTCGTCTCCCCAAACCCCATCGGCAAGCTTCTCTGGCTCGTCGGCCTCGCTACCGCTGGCATGACGTCCTTCTACATGTTCCGCCTCTGGTTCAAGACCTTCTTCGGCCCCGAGCGCTTCGACGAGCACCCCGCGCCCGCCGATCACGCGCACAAGGACGCCCACGACGATGCCCAGGCCGCTCACGCTCACGGCGTCCACGAGTCCCCGTGGATCATGCTCACCCCGCTCGTCCTCCTCGCGATCCTCTCCATCATCGGCGGCTGGGTAGGTGTTCCCGCCGCCCTCGGTGGGCACGACGAGATCGGCCACTTCCTCGACCCCGTCTTCGTGGCGCCTCTGGTTGTCGCCGTTGACGGAGAGAAAGCAGGTCACGGTCTCGAACTCGGCCTCGCCGCCGTTTCGGTCGCCGTCGCCCTCCTCGGCTTCTTCGTCGCCTACGTCTTCTACTACAAGCGCCCCGGAACCCTCGGCAAGCTCGCCGCCACCTCGAAGCTCTACCCCATCGTCGCGAACAAGTTCTACATCGACGAGATCTACAACGTCGTCATCGTCACTCCGCTCCTGGCCTTCGCTCGTCTCATCCTCGAGGTCCTCGTCGACGGTGGCCTGGTCAACGGCTCCGGCAAGCTCGCCGGCCTCACCACCATC
- the nuoK gene encoding NADH-quinone oxidoreductase subunit NuoK, with the protein MVPISWYLILAAILFSIGVGAFLIKRNVVTIFMSIELMLNAVNLTFVAFAHMWHQVQGQIFVFFVMVVAAAEAAVGLAIIISIFRTRQTLNVDQINLMKN; encoded by the coding sequence ATGGTCCCTATCTCGTGGTACCTCATCCTTGCGGCCATTCTCTTTTCGATCGGCGTCGGCGCCTTCCTCATCAAGCGCAACGTCGTCACCATCTTCATGTCGATCGAGCTCATGCTCAACGCCGTCAACCTGACCTTCGTCGCCTTCGCCCATATGTGGCATCAGGTCCAGGGACAGATCTTCGTCTTCTTCGTCATGGTCGTCGCCGCGGCCGAAGCCGCCGTCGGCCTCGCCATCATCATCTCCATCTTCCGTACGCGGCAGACGCTCAACGTTGACCAGATCAACCTGATGAAAAACTAG
- a CDS encoding NADH-quinone oxidoreductase subunit J, with product MQLALFLIFGLLAVAAALNLLLQRHPINSALSLVVVMMSLAVLYWSLGAEFLAAAQVIVYSGAIMVLFVFVIMLLNAGEEENTIGTRASTIVGFPGAAAIFCLLSFVFLSESKALGNAQIGGYLSNAVSNISEISTVLFTRLLLPFEVTSILILVAILGAVVLARKEQ from the coding sequence ATGCAACTCGCACTCTTCCTCATCTTCGGCCTGCTTGCGGTAGCCGCCGCGCTGAACCTGCTGTTGCAGCGTCATCCCATCAACAGCGCCCTGTCGCTGGTCGTCGTCATGATGTCGCTTGCCGTCCTCTACTGGTCACTCGGCGCCGAGTTCCTCGCCGCCGCCCAGGTCATCGTCTACTCCGGAGCCATCATGGTCCTGTTCGTCTTCGTCATCATGCTGCTCAATGCGGGTGAAGAAGAGAACACCATCGGCACCAGGGCCTCGACCATCGTCGGCTTCCCCGGAGCCGCAGCCATCTTCTGCCTCCTGAGCTTCGTCTTCCTCTCCGAGAGCAAAGCCCTTGGCAACGCTCAGATCGGCGGCTATCTCTCGAACGCCGTCTCCAACATCTCCGAGATCTCGACCGTCCTCTTCACTCGCCTTCTCCTCCCCTTCGAGGTCACCAGCATCCTCATCCTCGTCGCCATCCTCGGAGCCGTCGTGCTCGCCCGGAAGGAGCAGTAG
- the nuoH gene encoding NADH-quinone oxidoreductase subunit NuoH: MSHLSPFVTFLLISIVKLLVVFVITLTAVAYTVLLERKVIGRMQNRWGPSRTGPFGLLQPLADGIKLFLKEDMMPLAVDRPLFLVAPMIALTCAMVSIAVVPFGAVTRVQGVDLFQVSDLNIGLLVILGITSIGVYGIALSGWSSNNKFALLGSLRATSQMISYELALGLSLVGVVLRAGSLRLRDIVDSQAAHGALSWNILGGFQIVAFFIYIMSAYAEANRSPFDLPEAESELVAGYHTEYSSMKFAMFFMAEYANMITISCVATLLFFGGASSPFGHLFDGFLNLPILNAIFPVLWFVFKIFSFLFLFIWVRSTLPRFRYDQLMGFGWKFLMPVAMANIIVTSLVMALHP, from the coding sequence TTGAGCCACCTGAGCCCCTTCGTTACGTTCCTCCTCATCAGCATCGTCAAGCTGCTCGTCGTCTTCGTCATCACCCTGACGGCGGTCGCCTACACGGTGCTGCTCGAGCGCAAGGTCATCGGCCGCATGCAGAACCGCTGGGGACCCTCACGCACCGGCCCCTTCGGCCTTCTGCAGCCGCTCGCCGATGGCATCAAGCTCTTCCTCAAGGAAGACATGATGCCCCTCGCCGTCGATCGTCCTCTCTTCCTCGTTGCTCCCATGATCGCCCTCACCTGTGCGATGGTCTCGATCGCCGTTGTTCCCTTCGGAGCCGTCACCCGCGTACAGGGTGTAGATCTCTTCCAGGTCTCCGACCTCAACATCGGCCTTCTCGTCATCCTCGGCATCACCTCCATCGGCGTCTACGGCATCGCCCTCTCGGGCTGGTCCTCGAATAACAAGTTCGCGCTCCTCGGTTCCCTGCGCGCAACATCGCAGATGATCAGCTACGAACTCGCCCTGGGCCTCTCGCTCGTTGGTGTCGTCCTCCGCGCCGGTTCGCTCCGCCTCCGCGACATCGTCGACTCCCAGGCCGCTCACGGCGCGCTCTCGTGGAATATTCTCGGCGGCTTCCAGATCGTTGCCTTCTTCATCTACATCATGAGCGCCTACGCCGAAGCCAACCGCTCCCCCTTCGATCTTCCCGAAGCCGAATCCGAACTCGTCGCCGGATACCACACCGAGTACAGCTCCATGAAGTTCGCCATGTTCTTCATGGCTGAGTACGCCAACATGATCACCATCAGTTGCGTCGCCACGCTCCTGTTCTTCGGCGGCGCTTCCAGCCCCTTCGGCCATCTCTTCGACGGCTTTCTGAACTTGCCCATTCTGAACGCGATCTTCCCCGTCCTCTGGTTCGTCTTCAAGATCTTCTCGTTCTTGTTCCTCTTTATCTGGGTCCGTTCCACCCTCCCACGCTTCCGGTACGACCAGCTCATGGGCTTCGGCTGGAAGTTCCTGATGCCTGTCGCCATGGCCAACATCATCGTCACTTCGCTTGTAATGGCTCTTCACCCCTGA
- a CDS encoding molybdopterin-dependent oxidoreductase codes for MPDVTFTVDGTKITAPAGTLLIEACKTAGLEIPAFCYYPGLSLQAACRMCVVRIEKMPKLQTACTTPVAEGMVVFSETPEIAQARKATLQLLLGNHPLDCPVCDAGGECELQDMTFKYGAADSFYAEPKNHREEQKWSPVVYFDRPRCILCYRCVRMCGEGMDVFALGIQNRGSSSVIAPNIPALQSPDDLAHVDCEQCGMCIDACPVGALTSGTYRYKTRPWEMNHTPTVCTHCGDGCKTTLGVRSTTDGSEIVRGDNRDKSGLNNDFLCNKGRYAFDFANSTDRITTPLVRQPDGTLKPVSWEVALDHAGKKLRELRDTRGGKSIGVVGSNRITNEEAYLLQKFARSVLQTNNIDHHRTADYTSLAQALSGHTGRTASQHDVANAPAVMIIGGDPTNENPLTAWNLRSSVRINAARLHIANHQQIKLTRQAKTYLQLPDFGYGTFVSYMAGDEAALDGVENADAFRAFRTAVRAEESLIVLLGNDLRGADLKKLLAFGLTLPNRKFALLSDYVNSRGAADMGLLPDMLPGYTPASGASTFGETTIPSTPGLDMLEIFDAAAKGDLSALYVVGANPVARYDIDPATLKNTFVVVQEMFLTETAKIADVILPAANLYEKAGSVTNSYGDLQRVSKAGDRAGVRTDFEMIVRLADKIGAKVSDLVPFGKGTRADMGQTRGAQSGEADRHAVWLTANNLEPRLSPFDANAILDEIQRLVPGYDKMLRLQLLSGNDQHLSPAAPAPLVQIDNRRDLVLPAKDKLFTSGTLGRYSPMLDDLQLNDARLAAQKLVHIEGQTAAD; via the coding sequence ATGCCAGACGTAACCTTCACCGTCGACGGAACCAAGATCACCGCCCCTGCGGGAACCCTCCTCATCGAGGCCTGCAAGACCGCCGGCCTTGAGATCCCCGCCTTCTGCTACTACCCCGGGCTCTCCCTCCAGGCCGCCTGCCGCATGTGCGTCGTGCGCATCGAGAAGATGCCCAAGCTCCAGACTGCATGCACCACGCCGGTCGCCGAGGGCATGGTCGTCTTCTCCGAGACGCCCGAGATCGCCCAGGCCCGCAAGGCCACCCTGCAACTTCTCCTCGGCAACCATCCCCTCGACTGCCCAGTCTGCGACGCCGGCGGAGAGTGCGAGTTGCAGGACATGACCTTCAAGTACGGAGCCGCCGACAGCTTCTACGCCGAGCCCAAGAACCACCGCGAAGAGCAGAAGTGGTCCCCGGTCGTCTACTTCGACCGCCCCCGGTGCATCCTCTGCTATCGCTGCGTCCGCATGTGCGGCGAAGGCATGGACGTCTTCGCGCTCGGCATCCAGAACCGCGGTTCCTCCTCTGTCATCGCCCCCAACATCCCCGCCCTCCAGTCCCCCGACGACCTCGCCCACGTCGACTGCGAGCAGTGCGGCATGTGCATCGATGCCTGCCCCGTCGGCGCCCTCACCTCCGGAACCTACCGCTACAAGACCCGTCCGTGGGAGATGAACCACACCCCCACCGTCTGCACCCACTGCGGCGACGGATGCAAGACCACCCTCGGCGTCCGCTCCACCACCGACGGCTCCGAGATCGTTCGTGGCGACAATCGCGACAAGTCCGGCCTCAACAACGACTTCCTCTGCAACAAGGGCCGCTACGCCTTCGACTTCGCCAACTCCACCGACCGCATCACCACCCCGCTCGTCCGTCAGCCCGACGGCACCCTCAAGCCTGTCTCCTGGGAAGTCGCCCTCGACCACGCCGGGAAGAAGCTTCGCGAACTCCGCGACACGCGCGGCGGCAAGTCCATTGGCGTCGTCGGCTCCAACCGCATCACCAACGAGGAGGCCTACCTCCTCCAGAAGTTTGCCCGTTCGGTCCTCCAGACCAACAACATTGATCACCACCGCACCGCTGACTACACCTCGCTCGCCCAGGCGCTCTCCGGTCACACCGGCCGCACCGCCTCGCAACACGACGTCGCCAACGCCCCGGCGGTCATGATCATCGGCGGCGACCCCACCAACGAGAATCCCCTCACGGCGTGGAACCTCCGCTCGAGCGTTCGCATCAACGCCGCCCGCCTCCACATCGCGAACCACCAGCAGATCAAGCTCACCCGCCAGGCAAAGACCTACCTCCAGCTTCCCGACTTCGGCTACGGCACCTTCGTCAGCTACATGGCCGGCGACGAGGCTGCCCTAGACGGTGTCGAGAACGCCGACGCCTTCCGTGCCTTCCGCACCGCCGTTCGCGCCGAAGAGTCTCTCATCGTCCTCCTCGGCAACGATCTTCGTGGAGCAGACCTCAAGAAGCTCCTCGCCTTCGGTCTCACCCTGCCGAACCGCAAGTTCGCCCTCCTCTCCGACTACGTCAATTCCCGCGGCGCGGCCGACATGGGCCTCCTGCCCGATATGCTCCCCGGCTATACCCCCGCCTCCGGCGCATCCACCTTCGGCGAGACGACGATCCCCAGCACCCCCGGCCTCGACATGCTCGAAATCTTCGACGCCGCCGCCAAGGGCGATCTCTCCGCTCTCTACGTTGTCGGCGCCAACCCCGTCGCCCGCTACGACATCGACCCCGCCACCCTCAAGAACACCTTCGTCGTCGTGCAGGAGATGTTCCTCACCGAGACAGCGAAGATCGCCGACGTCATCCTTCCCGCCGCCAACCTCTACGAGAAGGCCGGCTCCGTCACCAATAGCTACGGCGATCTCCAGCGCGTCTCGAAGGCTGGCGACCGCGCCGGCGTCCGCACTGACTTCGAGATGATCGTGCGCCTCGCCGACAAAATCGGTGCAAAGGTCAGCGACCTCGTTCCCTTCGGCAAGGGCACGCGAGCCGACATGGGCCAGACCCGTGGAGCCCAGTCCGGTGAGGCCGACCGTCACGCCGTCTGGCTCACCGCCAACAACCTCGAGCCGCGTCTCAGCCCCTTCGACGCGAACGCCATCCTCGACGAGATCCAGCGCCTCGTCCCCGGCTACGACAAGATGCTTCGCCTCCAGCTTCTCTCCGGCAACGACCAGCACCTGTCCCCCGCCGCTCCCGCGCCGCTCGTCCAGATCGACAACCGCCGCGACCTCGTCCTCCCGGCCAAGGACAAGCTCTTCACCTCCGGAACCCTCGGCCGCTACTCGCCCATGCTCGACGACCTGCAACTCAACGACGCACGCCTCGCCGCCCAGAAACTCGTTCACATCGAAGGCCAGACCGCTGCCGACTAA
- a CDS encoding type II toxin-antitoxin system HicB family antitoxin has protein sequence MKTEFMVVFEAGKTSFSAFAPDIPGCFGLGDTLEETRERYLEAAAAHLAWMASDHDLMPQPVTTTFDFAREPENEATYYVVEWLPIPMPVEAGYAISA, from the coding sequence ATGAAGACAGAATTCATGGTGGTTTTTGAAGCCGGAAAAACAAGTTTTTCAGCCTTCGCGCCCGATATTCCGGGTTGCTTCGGCCTCGGCGACACCCTCGAGGAGACCCGCGAACGGTATCTTGAGGCTGCGGCCGCTCACCTTGCTTGGATGGCCAGCGATCACGATCTTATGCCCCAGCCAGTAACGACAACCTTTGATTTCGCCCGCGAGCCGGAGAACGAAGCAACGTACTACGTTGTCGAGTGGCTCCCCATTCCCATGCCTGTCGAAGCAGGCTACGCGATCTCAGCCTAA
- a CDS encoding type II toxin-antitoxin system HicA family toxin encodes MKYREFTRLLKDDHWTIKSQEGSHQHWVHATQPGKVTVSGHPNVDIPLGTLRRMKKQAGLK; translated from the coding sequence GTGAAATACAGAGAGTTCACCCGATTATTGAAAGATGATCACTGGACTATAAAATCTCAAGAAGGTAGTCATCAGCATTGGGTACACGCCACACAGCCCGGTAAGGTCACCGTCTCTGGACATCCAAACGTCGACATTCCTTTAGGAACACTCCGACGGATGAAGAAGCAAGCGGGGTTGAAATGA
- the nuoF gene encoding NADH-quinone oxidoreductase subunit NuoF: protein MPALVSHPDEVRVLSKRFGQGATDIDKYIELDGYKAVQLGIANGPQWIIDTMKASGLRGRGGAGFPTGLKWSFVPKNDKAKYVLVNGDESEPGTCKDHVIFLHDPHSVIEGTMIAGLAIGAKMGFIYLRGEYRYLLKIMEKAVADAYAKGYLGKNIFGSGIDFDVITQTGAGAYEVGEESALMESLEGKRGVPRIKPPFPAVVGLYGGPTVINNAETIASAPPILLMGGEAYAKLGSERNGGTRLFGISGHVERPGVYELPMGYNLKKAIYDVAGGIKNGKKLKAVVPGGSSCPVLLPEEIDVGLDFDQMGKAGTMLGSGGIVVLDESVSIVEFALRTINFYQHESCGWCIPCREGTDWIKKTLTRVHAGGGNKKDVDNVQYLAENMLGRTFCPLGDAAAMPTIAFVKKFRKEFEEYIEGKRVEHPLIAIKPLGELVGAAH from the coding sequence ATGCCAGCCCTCGTCTCGCATCCCGACGAAGTCAGAGTCCTCTCCAAACGCTTCGGTCAGGGCGCCACTGACATCGACAAGTACATCGAACTCGACGGCTACAAGGCCGTCCAGCTCGGCATAGCCAACGGCCCCCAGTGGATCATCGACACGATGAAAGCCTCCGGCCTCCGCGGTCGCGGCGGGGCCGGCTTCCCCACCGGCCTCAAGTGGTCGTTCGTCCCCAAGAATGACAAGGCCAAGTACGTCCTCGTCAACGGCGACGAATCCGAGCCCGGAACCTGCAAGGATCACGTCATCTTCCTGCACGATCCGCACTCCGTCATCGAAGGCACCATGATCGCCGGCCTCGCCATCGGCGCGAAGATGGGCTTCATCTACCTCCGCGGCGAGTACCGCTACCTCCTCAAGATCATGGAGAAGGCCGTCGCCGACGCGTACGCGAAGGGATATCTCGGCAAGAACATCTTCGGCTCCGGCATCGACTTCGACGTCATCACCCAGACCGGCGCAGGCGCCTATGAGGTCGGCGAAGAGTCCGCCCTGATGGAGTCGCTCGAAGGCAAGCGCGGCGTCCCTCGCATCAAGCCTCCCTTCCCCGCTGTCGTCGGCCTCTACGGCGGCCCCACGGTGATCAACAACGCCGAGACCATCGCGTCAGCCCCACCGATCCTCCTTATGGGCGGCGAAGCTTATGCCAAGCTCGGCTCCGAGCGCAATGGCGGCACACGCCTCTTTGGCATCAGCGGTCACGTCGAGCGCCCGGGCGTCTACGAACTCCCGATGGGGTACAACCTCAAGAAAGCGATCTACGACGTAGCCGGCGGCATCAAGAACGGCAAGAAGCTCAAGGCAGTCGTCCCCGGCGGCTCCTCCTGCCCGGTCCTGCTGCCCGAAGAGATCGACGTAGGCCTCGACTTCGACCAGATGGGCAAGGCCGGCACCATGCTCGGCTCAGGTGGCATCGTCGTCCTTGACGAGTCCGTCTCCATCGTCGAGTTTGCCCTGCGCACCATCAACTTCTACCAGCACGAGTCCTGCGGATGGTGCATCCCCTGCCGCGAAGGCACGGACTGGATCAAGAAGACCCTCACCCGCGTCCACGCCGGTGGAGGCAACAAGAAGGACGTCGACAACGTTCAGTACCTCGCCGAAAACATGCTTGGCCGCACCTTTTGCCCGTTGGGCGACGCCGCCGCCATGCCCACCATCGCCTTCGTCAAGAAGTTCCGCAAGGAGTTCGAGGAGTACATCGAAGGCAAACGCGTCGAACACCCGCTCATCGCCATCAAGCCCCTCGGCGAACTGGTCGGAGCCGCACACTGA
- the nuoE gene encoding complex I 24 kDa subunit family protein gives MSEVANTIFTPETAARFDHLVTIYPLRRSALVPMLLYAQDEVGYISDAVVTEIAQRIGIFELDVRNVLSYYSMLRTKPAGKYNVQVCTNISCMLRGGYELLDHCKKHLGIGHKEVTADGMFSLEEVECIGACCWAPAVQVNYDFHDDLTPAKMDTVFEMYRSGQGKDVK, from the coding sequence GTGAGTGAAGTCGCCAACACAATATTCACGCCGGAGACGGCCGCCCGCTTCGACCACCTCGTCACCATCTATCCCCTGCGCCGCTCCGCGCTCGTCCCCATGCTGCTCTACGCGCAGGATGAGGTCGGCTACATCTCCGACGCCGTCGTCACCGAGATCGCCCAGCGCATCGGCATCTTCGAGCTCGACGTCCGCAACGTCCTCAGCTACTACTCCATGCTCCGCACCAAGCCTGCCGGCAAGTACAACGTGCAGGTCTGCACCAACATCTCCTGCATGCTGCGCGGTGGCTACGAGCTTCTCGACCACTGTAAGAAGCACCTCGGCATCGGTCACAAGGAAGTCACCGCCGACGGCATGTTCTCGCTCGAAGAAGTCGAATGCATCGGAGCCTGCTGCTGGGCTCCCGCCGTCCAGGTCAACTACGACTTCCACGACGACCTAACACCCGCCAAGATGGACACCGTCTTCGAGATGTACCGTTCCGGCCAGGGAAAGGACGTGAAGTAA
- the nuoD gene encoding NADH dehydrogenase (quinone) subunit D, with the protein MAPLAAPDMIDPGVEDVVADAKRHQGRPGPASQNMVINMGPQHPSTHGVLRLVLEIDGESVVSLAPDIGYLHTGIEKTCEAKFYQQVVPLTDRIDYLCPMTNNLAYCLAVEKLLALEIPERAQYLRVMLNELTRIQSHLVWLGTHAMDIGALTVFLYCWREREDIMRIYENISGQRMMTSYFRIGGLSLEPPLNFYDQVRDFLKIMPDRIDQYENLLTGNPIWTGRLQGVGYLSPEDAIALGVTGPPLRASGVDWDLRRDMPYSGYEKFKFDVPVSKVGDVWARYVVRIQEMRESLKIIQQALDGMPTGRIVADAPKIILPDREQMKTQMESLIHHFKIVTEGFAVPAGEVYQAVESPRGEMGYYVVSDGTAKPYRVHMRNPSYATLQALETMCKGRLLADVVAVIGSIDIVLGEIDR; encoded by the coding sequence ATGGCACCTCTTGCCGCTCCCGACATGATCGACCCGGGCGTAGAAGACGTCGTCGCAGACGCCAAACGCCACCAGGGCCGCCCCGGACCCGCCAGCCAGAACATGGTCATCAACATGGGCCCGCAGCACCCCTCGACGCACGGCGTTCTGCGCCTCGTGCTCGAGATCGATGGCGAGTCTGTCGTCAGCCTGGCTCCCGACATCGGCTATCTGCATACAGGGATCGAAAAGACCTGCGAGGCCAAGTTCTACCAGCAGGTTGTTCCGCTCACTGATCGCATCGACTATCTCTGTCCGATGACGAATAACCTCGCCTACTGCCTCGCGGTTGAAAAGCTCCTCGCCCTCGAAATCCCAGAGCGTGCTCAGTACCTGCGCGTGATGCTCAACGAGCTCACCCGCATCCAGTCGCACCTCGTCTGGCTCGGCACGCACGCCATGGATATCGGCGCGCTCACCGTCTTTCTGTACTGTTGGCGCGAGCGCGAAGACATCATGCGCATCTACGAGAACATCTCGGGCCAGCGCATGATGACCAGCTACTTCCGCATCGGTGGCCTGTCTCTCGAACCGCCCCTCAACTTTTACGATCAGGTCCGCGACTTCCTCAAGATCATGCCGGACCGCATCGACCAGTACGAGAACCTGCTCACCGGCAACCCGATCTGGACCGGGCGCCTCCAGGGCGTCGGCTATCTCTCCCCTGAAGACGCAATCGCCCTCGGCGTCACCGGTCCCCCGCTCCGCGCCTCGGGAGTGGACTGGGATCTTCGTCGCGACATGCCCTACTCGGGCTACGAAAAATTCAAGTTCGACGTGCCGGTCTCGAAGGTGGGCGACGTCTGGGCCCGCTACGTCGTTCGCATCCAGGAGATGCGCGAGTCGCTCAAGATCATCCAGCAGGCGCTCGACGGCATGCCCACAGGACGCATCGTCGCCGACGCCCCAAAGATCATCCTGCCCGACCGCGAGCAGATGAAGACCCAGATGGAATCCCTCATCCATCACTTCAAGATTGTGACGGAAGGCTTTGCTGTTCCAGCCGGAGAGGTCTACCAGGCCGTCGAATCCCCACGCGGCGAGATGGGCTACTACGTCGTCTCGGACGGCACCGCCAAACCGTATCGTGTTCACATGCGCAACCCGTCTTATGCAACGCTTCAGGCTCTTGAAACGATGTGCAAGGGCCGCCTGCTTGCCGACGTCGTTGCCGTCATCGGGTCGATCGACATTGTTCTCGGCGAAATTGACAGATAA
- a CDS encoding NADH-quinone oxidoreductase subunit C has product MEAAPDPNRALGTEAVFAAFPENAAVVALKSIATDAKFERNEFTVTVARENIVAAAKAVQAAGYNFFEDCTAVDWYPSEPRFQVSYHIVSHSLKQRIRLAVRLNGDSPSLDSITDVWPSSNFYEREVFDLFGIHFNGHPNLKRIMMPDDWQGHPLRKDYPVEGYR; this is encoded by the coding sequence ATGGAAGCCGCACCCGATCCCAACAGGGCTCTAGGAACCGAGGCCGTCTTCGCCGCCTTCCCCGAAAACGCCGCCGTCGTCGCCCTTAAGTCCATCGCGACCGACGCCAAGTTCGAACGCAATGAGTTCACCGTCACGGTTGCCCGCGAGAACATCGTGGCCGCCGCCAAAGCTGTCCAGGCCGCTGGCTATAACTTCTTCGAAGATTGCACCGCTGTCGACTGGTACCCCTCCGAACCGCGCTTCCAGGTCAGCTACCACATCGTGTCGCACTCGCTGAAGCAGCGCATCCGGCTCGCGGTACGGCTCAACGGCGACTCGCCCAGCCTCGACTCCATCACGGATGTCTGGCCCTCCTCCAACTTCTACGAACGCGAAGTGTTCGACCTCTTCGGCATCCACTTCAACGGACACCCGAACCTCAAGCGCATCATGATGCCGGATGACTGGCAGGGACATCCCCTGCGCAAGGACTATCCGGTGGAGGGCTACCGCTAA